A genome region from Clostridium pasteurianum includes the following:
- a CDS encoding DDE-type integrase/transposase/recombinase codes for MIHKCCNFLNIKSHAKLHKYKHTGEKNKTYDNIVRGQWNAKRPLEIVVYDMTRIRQGNIMYEWTYILDTFNNEIISHHISKIEGDKTPYYQCLEDLKLKVKKQKDPVILHTDQGSVYSSRAFSESHKDYNIVRSMSRVATPTDNPIIESINGWIKSELRSDYTKEEKRDFPNFLNKYVEYFNNERLAYALGYLSPFQYKLKNGFR; via the coding sequence GTGATACATAAGTGTTGTAATTTTTTAAATATAAAGTCACATGCCAAACTTCATAAATATAAACATACAGGTGAAAAAAATAAAACTTACGACAATATAGTACGAGGTCAATGGAATGCAAAAAGACCATTAGAAATTGTAGTATATGATATGACGAGAATACGTCAAGGCAATATAATGTATGAATGGACATATATTTTAGATACTTTTAATAATGAGATTATTTCCCATCATATTTCTAAAATTGAAGGAGACAAAACACCTTATTACCAATGCCTTGAGGATTTAAAACTAAAAGTAAAGAAACAGAAAGATCCAGTAATTTTGCATACAGACCAAGGATCAGTCTACTCTTCAAGAGCCTTTAGTGAATCTCATAAAGATTATAACATAGTTCGTTCAATGTCACGAGTAGCAACTCCAACAGATAATCCTATAATTGAATCAATTAATGGATGGATTAAGTCAGAGCTGCGCTCAGACTATACAAAAGAAGAAAAAAGGGACTTTCCTAATTTTCTAAATAAATATGTTGAATATTTCAATAATGAAAGGCTAGCATATGCATTAGGATACTTAAGTCCATTTCAATACAAGTTAAAAAATGGATTTCGATAA